A window of the Henckelia pumila isolate YLH828 chromosome 3, ASM3356847v2, whole genome shotgun sequence genome harbors these coding sequences:
- the LOC140890452 gene encoding uncharacterized protein: MTRKMGKKRSKAYVDVIQENIDSSNSPKSSQDLHGKEPVDDNKMDKKKGRGASKLKLISGQQKCKELERNEFGQPVGDNSITFASFLGCLVKKFVPYTLDGWNDVDEEVKDKMWSCLQLNYKVEDWEKKSVFQRLSKLWRDRKSKLRNLVRQANSSRMASRDLKLLKPEFMDQNQWELFVKRTLSPTFQEKCVKYRTMRLNQDHTHTMSRRGYARLSHILKKTSPEDTNITRSQVWIEGHKKKNGEPSTQAVGEKMKEIEECPPESRNTCNMAEDAINLVFGKEARGRVRGMGFGVAPSNVGVSVQQSGTVTQLRQEMQEMKSMFLQEMQEMRSMFLHNMSQQNQQEQVASGGIDSGVANGVDSSSDTNIGTKKGGDFGNAEKHLATVQSNLKNVIHGDIRANTRCKLLHWYVDELVVAEGRIVSTDPNAKVHHVVLGGSCWKVWVDKILVEKVDLIRPNDEMRVLDDALGSTVAWLSKFVVLCG; encoded by the exons ATGACGAGAAAAATGGGCAAAAAACGCAGCAAAGCATATGTGGATGTGATTCAG GAAAATATAGACTCTAGCAATTCACCTAAATCATCACAAGATTTGCATGGTAAAGAACCAGTTGATGACAACAAAATGGATAAGAAAAAGGGACGGGGAGCATCAAAGTTGAAATTGATTAGTGGGCAACAAAAGTGCAAAGAGCTAGAGCGTAATGAGTTCGGACAACCAGTCGGAGATAATTCAATAACGTTCGCATCTTTTCTAGGTTGCTTGGTGAAGAAATTTGTGCCATATACTTTAGATGGATGGAATGACGTAGACGAAGAAGTGAAAGATAAGATGTGGAGTTGTCTCCAG CTGAATTATAAAGTTGAGGATTGGGAAAAGAAATCAGTATTTCAAAGGTTATCCAAATTGTGGCGCGATagaaaatccaaacttcgaaaTCTTGTACGCCAAGCTAATTCAAGCCGAATGGCTTCACGAGATCTCAAACTTTTGAAGCCCGAATTTATGGACCAAAATCAGTGGGAATTATTTGTAAAGAGGACATTGTCGCCTACCTTTCAA GAAAAGTGTGTCAAATATAGAACAATGAGGCTAAATCAAGATCACACTCACACAATGAGCCGGAGAGGTTATGCTCGTTTGAGTCACATTTTG AAAAAAACAAGTCCGGAAGATACAAATATCACAAGATCGCAAGTTTGGATTGAAGGtcacaagaaaaaaaatgggGAACCTAGTACCCAAGCTGTTGGAGAAAAAATG AAAGAAATAGAAGAATGTCCACCCGAATCTCGAAACACAtgtaacatggctgaagatgcAATCAACCTTGTGTTTGGCAAGGAAGCTCGGGGTAGAGTCCGCGGAATGGGCTTTGGAGTTGCACCATCAAACGTTGGAGTTTCTGTGCAACAAAGTGGAACTGTTACACAACTTCGACAAGAAATGCAAGAAATGAAGTCCATGTTTTTACAAGAAATGCAAGAAATGAGGTCTATGTTTTTACATAATATGAGTCAACAAAATCAGCAAGAACAG GTTGCTAGTGGTGGAATTGATAGCGGTGTTGCGAATGGGGTTGATAGTAGTAGTGATACCAATATTGGTACCAAAAAAGGTGGTGATTTTGGTAATGCTGAAAAACATCTAGCTACTGTTCAG TCAAATTTGAAGAATGTCATTCATGGAGATATTCGTGCTAATACTAGATGTAAGTTGCTTCATTGGTATGTTGATGAATTAGTTGTTGCAGAAGGTCGTATTGTATCCACAGATCCGAACGCAAAAGTGCACCACGTTGTTCTTGGTGGATCTTGTTGGAAAGTTTGGGTTGATAAGATTTTGGTGGAGAAGGTGGACCTAATTCGACCAAATGATGAAATGCGAGTTCTTGATGACGCATTAGGAAGCACGGTCGCATGGTTATCTAAATTTGTAGTCTTGTGTGGTTGA
- the LOC140890151 gene encoding uncharacterized protein translates to MNEECSDVLQNRLPPKFQDPGSFSIPCQIGNFSFDNVLCDLGASINLMPYSLARKLGKREIEPASISLKFPDRSIKYPREIVENVLVKIDKFIFPVDFVVLDMNEDCEVPLILGCSFLAMSRALIDVEKGELFLRMNDEQVVFHMLKSARDSPNSNSCSAVNFIGVAHESVGDCSQGKMSEEIKPMKFFDQSRTQEFFHDRG, encoded by the coding sequence ATGAATGAGGAATGCTCGGATGTGCTGCAAAATAGGCTTCCACCAAAAtttcaagatccagggagtttctccATACCTTGTCAAATTGGAAATTTTTCCTTTGATAATGTTTTGTGTGACCTAGGAGCGAGTATAAATTTGATGCCATATTCACTTGCTAGAAAATTAGGTAAAAGAGAAATTGAACCAGCCTCTATATCTCTCAAATTTCCTGATAGATCAATCAAATACCCGAGAGAGATAGTTGAAAATGTCTTAGTCAAGATAGATAAGTTTATCTTTCCAGTTGATTTTGTTGTTCTTGACATGAACGAGGATTGCGAGGTTCCTCTAATTCTCGGGTGTTCGTTCTTAGCCATGAGTAGGGCTTTAATTGATGTGGAAAAGGGGGAGTTATTTTTAAGGATGAATGATGAGCAAGTCGTGTTTCATATGCTTAAGTCGGCTAGAGATAGCCCAAATTCAAATTCTTGCTCTGCTGTGAATTTTATTGGTGTGGCTCATGAAAGTGTTGGTGACTGTTCGCAGGGTAAGATGTCTGAAGAAATCAAGCCTATGAAATTCTTTGATCAAAGCAGAACACAAGAATTTTTCCACGACCGTGGATGA